A single window of Magnetococcus marinus MC-1 DNA harbors:
- a CDS encoding nitrogen fixation protein NifQ: MAYIAMQQTMEGTAPFGMGMSPLLSRLKLHHAGLPNGGYLLEMLSSASANSGAMPRYLGLNQADFEALMAAHFPGLEGHLCDALGWQTPVDRSRQDEIDELLELLGSHADHSLPGGQGDAMAHILAAGCLGHNHLWEDLGLWSRQRLSSLILTNFPRLSAKNDRNMKWKRFFYKQLCEQEGVYTCRAPSCAVCGDYALCFGPEM; encoded by the coding sequence ATGGCTTACATCGCAATGCAGCAAACCATGGAAGGCACCGCACCCTTTGGTATGGGGATGTCACCGCTGTTAAGCCGCCTTAAATTGCACCACGCGGGCCTGCCCAATGGGGGGTATTTGTTGGAGATGCTCAGCAGTGCCTCGGCCAACAGTGGTGCGATGCCGCGCTATCTGGGGTTGAATCAAGCGGATTTTGAAGCATTGATGGCGGCCCATTTTCCGGGGCTGGAAGGGCATTTGTGCGATGCACTGGGTTGGCAGACGCCGGTGGATCGTAGCCGTCAAGATGAGATTGACGAGCTGTTGGAGTTGCTGGGAAGCCATGCCGACCACAGTTTGCCGGGGGGGCAAGGGGATGCTATGGCGCACATCTTGGCGGCGGGTTGTTTGGGTCACAACCATCTATGGGAAGATTTGGGATTATGGTCCCGGCAGCGGCTGTCGTCGTTGATTTTGACCAATTTTCCACGGTTGTCGGCCAAAAATGACCGGAATATGAAGTGGAAACGCTTTTTCTATAAGCAGTTATGCGAGCAAGAGGGGGTCTACACCTGCCGTGCCCCGTCCTGCGCGGTGTGTGGAGATTATGCCTTATGCTTTGGTCCAGAAATGTAA
- the draG gene encoding ADP-ribosyl-[dinitrogen reductase] hydrolase: MLWSRNVTSRLAATEIEARAVAAYWGMAMGDALGATVEFMMPAEIKAKYGRHDQIIGGGWLHLKKGQVTDDTTMALALGEAILERSGKFDPIAIGDAFDRWMQSKPVDCGNTVRRGIVHFRQHRQSGQVMVPEGEFDGGNGTCMRTLPLALATLGMADEEMVQASRMQSHITHNHPLADAGTECINRMLHIALHGGSLADMSTGPVQRLINEHKTFTYRRKREPSNPDGFIVDTLRAVFFSLFSTDSFESCLIDVVNRGGDADTTGAIAGMVAGALYGLPGLPKAWFKALDAEVVRACEAQAVALIRTNTVLQAKVA; encoded by the coding sequence ATGCTTTGGTCCAGAAATGTAACATCCCGACTGGCCGCAACGGAGATTGAGGCCCGCGCCGTGGCGGCCTATTGGGGCATGGCGATGGGTGATGCCCTCGGCGCAACGGTTGAGTTTATGATGCCTGCTGAGATTAAGGCTAAATATGGCAGGCATGACCAAATAATCGGCGGTGGTTGGCTGCATCTTAAAAAGGGGCAGGTAACGGATGATACCACCATGGCCTTGGCCTTGGGTGAAGCGATTTTAGAACGGTCCGGGAAATTTGATCCCATTGCCATTGGCGATGCCTTTGATCGCTGGATGCAGAGCAAGCCGGTGGATTGTGGCAATACGGTACGCCGGGGCATTGTCCATTTTCGGCAACATCGTCAGAGCGGTCAGGTCATGGTGCCGGAGGGTGAGTTTGATGGGGGGAATGGTACTTGTATGCGTACGCTACCCTTGGCGTTGGCTACCCTAGGCATGGCCGATGAAGAGATGGTGCAGGCATCACGCATGCAGTCGCACATTACCCACAACCACCCGTTGGCCGATGCCGGTACCGAGTGTATTAACCGCATGCTGCATATTGCGCTACACGGCGGTAGCTTGGCAGATATGAGCACTGGTCCAGTGCAGCGCTTGATCAATGAACATAAAACCTTCACCTACCGTCGCAAGCGTGAGCCCAGTAATCCCGATGGTTTTATTGTGGATACACTGAGGGCCGTCTTTTTCTCGCTGTTTAGCACCGATAGCTTTGAAAGTTGCCTGATTGATGTGGTGAACCGTGGGGGTGACGCCGATACCACTGGTGCCATTGCGGGTATGGTGGCAGGGGCGTTGTATGGTCTACCCGGCTTGCCCAAAGCTTGGTTTAAGGCGTTGGATGCTGAGGTGGTGCGTGCCTGTGAGGCGCAGGCTGTGGCATTGATCCGGACCAACACGGTGCTTCAGGCTAAGGTCGCGTAA
- a CDS encoding nicotinamidase produces MTAFNEADALLIVDVQNDFCPGGALAVPDGEQVVPVINQWIEAIAAAGGSIIASRDWHPADHVSFASLWPVHCVQQQPGAALHGDLRLPESAVVVSKGTEQNQDSYSAFGAEGLAELLQQRGIQRLWVCGLALDYCVKATALDGVAAGYTVNLITAATRAVNLHPEDGHRALHALKQAGVLMVEANP; encoded by the coding sequence ATGACTGCCTTTAACGAGGCCGATGCGCTGTTGATCGTGGATGTACAAAACGATTTTTGCCCTGGTGGGGCGTTGGCGGTACCGGATGGGGAGCAGGTGGTGCCGGTGATCAACCAGTGGATTGAGGCCATAGCGGCGGCGGGGGGTAGCATTATTGCCTCCCGGGATTGGCATCCAGCAGACCATGTGAGTTTTGCGTCGCTGTGGCCAGTACACTGCGTGCAGCAGCAGCCAGGGGCGGCGCTGCATGGGGATCTTCGGCTGCCCGAGTCGGCGGTGGTGGTAAGCAAAGGCACGGAGCAGAATCAAGACAGCTACTCGGCCTTTGGGGCGGAGGGGTTGGCTGAGCTGCTGCAACAGCGCGGCATTCAGCGGTTATGGGTGTGTGGCTTGGCCTTGGACTATTGTGTTAAAGCCACGGCGTTGGATGGGGTGGCGGCGGGTTACACGGTGAATCTGATTACCGCGGCTACCCGTGCGGTCAATCTGCACCCTGAGGATGGTCACCGCGCCCTACATGCCTTAAAACAGGCTGGGGTGTTGATGGTTGAGGCCAATCCATGA
- the pncB gene encoding nicotinate phosphoribosyltransferase, translated as MNHSTAVEQTPALLTDLYQLTMLQSYWKEGMAQSAIYDFGMRSLPGCRNYLVMAGLESVLELLESLHFTAQDLAYLSTLGLFGDDFLSWLQDFRFTGTVHALAEGTLFFPPAPMLLIEAPLPQAQLVETAVMNQLHFQTLVASKAARVTQACQGKPFMEFALRRTHGMDAGLKASRSAYLAGASLTSNVEAGRRWQIPVSGTMAHAFVQAHGDELSAFRAYAALYPEGALLVDTYDTLQGVRHVIALAKELGTAFRIRAIRLDSGDLVALAKSARQMLDEAGLLQMKIYVSGGLDEHSVAQLEASGAPIDAYAVGTSLWVSEDLPATSCVYKCAVYGGRPVMKKATGKRSLPGFKQLYRHQQDGRFSHDCIELRDAQASGTPLLQRVMVDGKRVNRPANPLAEARERCAEQLRQLPDELLGLTQASTPYPVQIGPHLTTLIEQLCG; from the coding sequence ATGAACCATTCGACGGCGGTGGAACAGACCCCGGCCCTGCTGACCGATCTCTACCAGCTAACCATGTTACAGAGTTATTGGAAAGAGGGGATGGCGCAGAGCGCCATCTATGATTTTGGCATGCGCAGCCTGCCCGGATGCCGTAACTATCTGGTTATGGCCGGGTTGGAAAGTGTGCTGGAGCTGCTGGAAAGTCTGCATTTTACGGCGCAGGATTTGGCCTATTTAAGCACCCTTGGGCTGTTTGGCGATGATTTTCTAAGCTGGTTACAGGATTTTCGTTTTACCGGTACCGTACACGCCTTGGCCGAGGGTACGCTGTTTTTCCCTCCTGCCCCGATGCTGCTGATTGAGGCCCCGTTACCCCAGGCTCAGTTGGTGGAAACGGCGGTGATGAACCAGCTGCATTTCCAGACATTGGTGGCCAGTAAGGCCGCCCGTGTGACCCAAGCCTGTCAGGGCAAGCCCTTTATGGAGTTCGCCTTGCGCCGCACCCACGGTATGGATGCCGGCTTAAAGGCCAGCCGCAGCGCCTATTTGGCGGGGGCCTCTTTAACCTCCAATGTGGAAGCGGGGCGGCGTTGGCAGATTCCGGTCTCTGGCACCATGGCCCACGCCTTTGTGCAGGCCCATGGGGATGAATTGAGCGCTTTTCGAGCCTATGCCGCGCTCTATCCGGAGGGGGCCTTGTTGGTGGATACCTACGATACCCTACAAGGGGTGCGTCACGTGATCGCCTTAGCGAAGGAGCTGGGGACAGCGTTTCGCATTCGCGCCATCCGACTGGATTCGGGCGATCTGGTGGCTCTGGCCAAAAGCGCCCGCCAGATGTTGGACGAAGCGGGTTTGTTACAGATGAAAATCTATGTTTCCGGTGGGTTGGATGAACACTCAGTGGCTCAACTAGAGGCCAGTGGCGCGCCCATTGATGCCTATGCGGTGGGTACCTCACTGTGGGTCTCCGAAGATCTTCCGGCAACCTCCTGTGTCTATAAATGCGCCGTCTACGGGGGGCGCCCGGTTATGAAAAAAGCCACCGGTAAGCGTTCTCTGCCCGGCTTTAAACAGCTCTATCGACATCAACAGGATGGACGTTTTAGCCACGACTGTATTGAGTTGCGCGATGCCCAAGCCAGCGGAACCCCCCTGTTACAGCGGGTTATGGTGGATGGCAAGCGTGTCAACCGCCCTGCCAATCCCCTCGCCGAGGCGCGTGAGCGCTGCGCCGAACAGCTGCGGCAACTCCCCGATGAGCTGTTGGGTCTAACGCAGGCCAGCACCCCTTATCCTGTGCAGATCGGGCCGCATTTGACAACCTTGATCGAGCAACTGTGCGGTTGA
- a CDS encoding ABC transporter substrate-binding protein produces the protein MPELPTPQQSPSDLSRRRFLQGTAATAASGVLGAPYVQAAKPVLRVLGTHVTLREPIRKQAEADLGFAIEFHPGGSARVQQRAASRPESFDIYEQWSNSMNILWRTQAIQPLDIRRINYWHEINDLSKTGRLTAEANLGLGDAPYTLLYVQADGTLGAKPTAQISFLPYVHNVDAFGYDTRTIPKGRAYETESWGWLLDERWRGRVAIVNEPTIGLFDLALAVQAKGMMQFADIGNMTEQEVDQLFNILITYKRNGHFSGFWNSVPESAEMIASGQAVIASMFSPAVADLNEQGIPAAYAAPKEGYRAWHGVMCLSSQTRGRVEDMAYAYMNWWLSGWPGAFVARQGYYISNPQRSRPLLSPAEWNYWYEGKPASEDLLGPEGHVAVRKGSVRNGGSYWHRFSHVAVWNTVMNTYEYSLPRWHEFLLS, from the coding sequence ATGCCTGAGTTACCCACACCCCAACAAAGCCCCAGCGATCTTAGCCGCCGACGTTTTCTGCAAGGAACCGCCGCTACAGCGGCCAGCGGGGTGTTGGGTGCCCCCTATGTACAGGCGGCCAAACCTGTATTACGGGTTTTGGGCACCCATGTCACCTTGCGTGAACCCATACGCAAGCAGGCCGAGGCTGACCTGGGCTTTGCCATTGAGTTTCACCCAGGCGGTAGTGCGCGGGTCCAACAGCGTGCGGCATCGCGCCCGGAAAGTTTTGACATCTATGAGCAATGGTCCAACAGCATGAACATTCTTTGGCGGACCCAAGCCATACAGCCTCTTGATATACGACGCATAAATTATTGGCATGAGATCAACGACCTTAGCAAAACGGGACGCCTTACCGCCGAGGCCAATTTGGGGCTTGGGGATGCGCCGTATACCCTGTTATATGTCCAAGCCGATGGTACTTTAGGGGCCAAACCCACCGCTCAAATCAGTTTTCTCCCTTATGTCCACAATGTGGATGCCTTTGGCTATGACACCCGTACCATCCCCAAAGGTCGAGCCTATGAAACCGAAAGCTGGGGTTGGCTGTTGGATGAACGTTGGCGGGGCCGAGTTGCCATTGTCAACGAACCCACCATTGGTCTGTTTGATCTGGCTCTGGCGGTCCAAGCCAAAGGGATGATGCAGTTTGCCGATATAGGCAATATGACCGAGCAGGAGGTGGATCAACTGTTTAATATTTTGATCACCTATAAGCGGAATGGTCACTTTAGTGGTTTTTGGAATTCGGTACCCGAATCAGCCGAGATGATTGCCTCAGGGCAAGCGGTGATTGCCAGTATGTTTTCACCGGCAGTCGCCGACCTCAATGAACAGGGCATTCCCGCAGCCTATGCCGCGCCCAAAGAGGGCTACCGCGCTTGGCATGGTGTGATGTGCCTTTCGTCACAAACCCGTGGGCGTGTTGAGGATATGGCTTACGCTTACATGAATTGGTGGTTGTCGGGCTGGCCGGGTGCGTTTGTGGCCCGCCAGGGTTACTACATCTCCAACCCCCAACGCTCCCGCCCTCTACTTAGCCCCGCTGAGTGGAACTATTGGTATGAGGGCAAACCAGCCTCTGAGGATCTGCTTGGGCCAGAGGGCCATGTTGCGGTTCGCAAGGGTAGCGTTCGCAATGGCGGCTCATACTGGCACCGTTTTAGTCATGTCGCGGTATGGAACACGGTGATGAACACCTATGAATATAGCTTGCCGCGTTGGCATGAGTTTTTATTGTCTTAA
- a CDS encoding hybrid sensor histidine kinase/response regulator, which yields MRATHPKPKILIVDDKPANLMALRRLLKNTHAELIEAESGNEALGLMLEHELALMLLDVDMPGMDGFEVSRMASGLDRTSNVPIILITAAYKDYSHRIKGYQAGAIDYIEKPIDDRILNAKVAIFLNLYNAHRESEQLRQDLTLNQERLELALEGANEGLWDWNILSNQVYYSPRWITMLGYATNEVNQDFSTWKTLIHPDDFESALACLERHFTTPEEPYRAEFRMRTKQGGWCWILARGKVVARTADGQPHRMVGAHQDISQRKQLEADLLAAKTEAEQANQAKSRFLANMSHEIRTPMNTILGMGEILLNAPNLTPKQHRYLSISQRAGDTLLGLINDILDLSKIEAGELHLEHTLFALHDELKSLITMLRPMARDKGLSMQCVIDPQLPTHVHGDPQRFRQIVLNLLSNALKFTDQGSITLHAKPIETGRLQFTVSDTGIGMPEQVITKIFRPFVQAEANTTRRFGGTGLGLSICRQLVTMMHGEIYANSQVGEGSQFIFEIELPAANSETVKQERLSPPTKQNIPMRLLLVDDMEDNRLLVKAFLEGTPHQIVEAEDGLDALEKSQQSQFDLILMDGMMPKMDGLEATRRIRARESEHNLTPVTIVALTANAMPQDVADSLAAGSDYHMAKPIRRAKLLQLLASIANERRLFSHEEVKQTTTLTSVETIAADILDALANDVGSGYRQSILRFYSTLPARVAQLTAHIGSEADSVLIEAQGLQQDASYFGAHKLAHLCTQIAQMARTKQPREMIASLCPLLQQALQTIERRLTNEGYF from the coding sequence ATGAGAGCAACGCACCCTAAGCCAAAAATATTAATCGTAGACGACAAACCTGCGAATTTAATGGCGCTGCGCCGATTACTAAAAAACACCCACGCCGAATTGATTGAAGCCGAATCGGGTAATGAAGCCTTGGGGCTTATGCTGGAACATGAGTTGGCGTTGATGCTGTTGGATGTGGATATGCCCGGTATGGATGGTTTTGAGGTCAGCCGCATGGCCAGTGGCTTGGACCGCACCAGCAATGTGCCGATCATTTTGATTACGGCAGCTTATAAGGACTATTCACACCGTATTAAAGGGTATCAAGCGGGGGCTATCGACTATATTGAAAAGCCTATTGATGACCGCATATTAAATGCCAAAGTTGCCATTTTTCTTAATCTTTACAATGCTCACAGAGAATCTGAACAGCTTCGTCAGGATTTAACCCTTAATCAAGAACGTTTGGAGTTGGCTTTAGAAGGTGCCAATGAAGGATTGTGGGATTGGAATATACTCAGCAACCAGGTCTACTATAGCCCCCGTTGGATCACCATGCTCGGCTATGCCACAAATGAGGTCAATCAAGATTTTAGCACATGGAAGACGCTTATTCATCCAGATGATTTTGAATCGGCATTGGCCTGTTTAGAGCGCCATTTTACCACGCCAGAGGAGCCCTATCGAGCCGAGTTTCGCATGCGCACCAAGCAGGGCGGTTGGTGCTGGATTCTGGCACGGGGCAAAGTGGTGGCGCGCACCGCCGATGGTCAACCCCACCGCATGGTGGGCGCCCATCAAGATATTAGCCAGCGCAAACAGTTAGAGGCTGACCTATTGGCCGCTAAAACGGAAGCCGAACAGGCCAACCAAGCCAAAAGCCGTTTTTTGGCCAATATGAGCCATGAGATCCGCACCCCCATGAATACCATTTTAGGTATGGGTGAGATATTGCTCAACGCACCCAATTTAACCCCTAAGCAGCACCGTTATTTGAGTATCTCTCAGCGAGCTGGGGATACTTTATTGGGGTTGATCAATGATATTTTGGATTTATCCAAAATTGAAGCGGGGGAACTTCACCTTGAACATACCCTTTTTGCGCTACATGATGAACTTAAGAGCCTCATTACCATGCTCCGCCCCATGGCACGGGATAAAGGGTTATCCATGCAGTGTGTCATTGATCCGCAACTCCCCACCCATGTGCATGGAGACCCGCAACGATTTCGCCAGATTGTGCTCAACCTATTGAGCAATGCCCTTAAGTTTACGGATCAAGGCAGTATTACCCTGCACGCCAAACCCATAGAGACCGGGCGCCTACAGTTTACGGTAAGCGACACCGGCATCGGCATGCCGGAACAGGTCATCACCAAAATTTTCCGCCCCTTTGTACAAGCCGAGGCCAACACCACCCGCCGCTTTGGTGGCACAGGCTTGGGGCTAAGTATCTGCCGTCAACTGGTCACAATGATGCACGGTGAGATCTATGCCAACAGCCAAGTTGGCGAGGGCAGCCAATTTATTTTTGAAATTGAGCTCCCTGCGGCCAATTCCGAGACGGTTAAACAAGAGCGGCTCTCTCCACCAACAAAACAAAATATCCCTATGCGGTTGCTTTTGGTGGATGATATGGAGGACAACCGGCTATTGGTTAAAGCCTTTTTAGAAGGCACCCCCCACCAAATTGTTGAGGCGGAGGATGGTCTGGACGCATTGGAAAAATCTCAACAAAGCCAATTTGACCTTATCCTCATGGATGGCATGATGCCCAAAATGGATGGTTTGGAAGCCACCCGCCGCATTCGCGCCAGGGAGAGCGAACATAACCTTACTCCTGTTACCATTGTCGCTTTAACCGCTAATGCCATGCCTCAGGATGTCGCCGACAGCCTCGCAGCGGGTAGCGACTACCATATGGCCAAACCCATACGTCGCGCCAAACTGTTGCAGTTACTGGCGAGCATTGCCAACGAACGGCGTCTCTTCTCCCATGAGGAAGTAAAACAGACCACCACCCTCACCTCTGTCGAGACCATTGCTGCGGACATTCTCGATGCATTAGCCAATGATGTCGGTTCAGGCTATCGGCAATCCATTTTGCGTTTCTACAGCACACTACCTGCTCGCGTGGCGCAGCTTACCGCGCACATAGGATCTGAAGCGGATAGCGTGCTTATCGAGGCACAAGGTCTCCAGCAGGATGCCTCCTATTTTGGTGCCCATAAACTTGCCCATTTATGTACGCAGATTGCCCAGATGGCCCGTACCAAGCAGCCAAGAGAGATGATCGCCAGCCTCTGCCCACTGTTGCAGCAGGCTTTGCAAACCATCGAACGCCGATTGACCAACGAGGGCTATTTTTAG
- a CDS encoding GNAT family N-acetyltransferase, producing the protein MSLVIRLATPEDLPAMVALLQVLFAIEADFQAEPARQRQGLALLLESPGASLWVAEQQGQVVGMCSLQSLYSTAEGGLVGLVEDVVVASGHQGKGIGARLLMALEQEAQARAMVRLQLLADRNNVAALGFYQRMGWQGTQLLALRKGLPSGQIDS; encoded by the coding sequence ATGTCCCTTGTCATTCGTTTAGCCACCCCTGAGGATTTACCGGCAATGGTGGCACTGCTACAGGTTCTGTTCGCGATTGAGGCAGATTTTCAAGCTGAGCCCGCACGGCAGCGACAGGGGTTGGCCCTGCTATTGGAGAGTCCCGGTGCCTCGCTATGGGTTGCCGAGCAGCAGGGGCAAGTAGTCGGGATGTGCAGCTTACAAAGTCTCTACTCCACTGCTGAGGGTGGTTTGGTTGGTTTGGTAGAGGATGTGGTGGTGGCCTCGGGCCATCAGGGGAAGGGCATCGGTGCCCGTTTACTCATGGCCTTGGAACAAGAGGCTCAAGCGCGGGCTATGGTACGTTTGCAACTTTTGGCAGATCGCAACAACGTAGCAGCCTTGGGCTTTTATCAGCGTATGGGGTGGCAAGGAACCCAACTGCTTGCCCTTCGTAAAGGGTTGCCCAGTGGTCAGATTGACTCGTAA
- a CDS encoding response regulator, whose translation MFSMPRSFRRSIGIRILLGFSLILALIVAQSMVTNLSLDRAIYHFKQYGQTNSHLREILTLERNVLDLHRGVLAYTYSGYEGLAHRVKEMQQTISRQMDEARSRVKDPQRAALLAQMDAHFKLYAENFDTAIEERLLRDKMAFEQLEDGGDQVLLRLNALHSQLLNNQDRQGAERVDHALVQLALVQRNAMRFLIKPNARLVANTNQHLKQLNQELLELSNHNSPLIASTQSQELTELTQSFQRNFNKMVQASRAYLHLIYVVMGGEASQIAYLANRLKQLSEQQQGVVEQQMDIAVHETLQITRGVSLLGIMLGIFLAWRIGRNISQPIHAMTVALTGLARGKQDIEIPGRGRSDEIGAMAMAADVFKVKAHELANASRYKSEFLANMSHELRTPLNSLLILAKMLSNNEEGNLSEDQVESAQVIYESGRDLLHLINDILDLSKVEAGRMDLYVESRPLQALPQMLERTFKPVAQQKSLAFHWSIADDLPKELATDWPKAEQVVRNFLSNAFKFTESGHVTVAIHKPQAHRIFMNSDLTHKNALMISVTDSGIGIAEDKRELIFEAFRQADGTTSRAYGGTGLGLTISRKFAALLGGEIQVESAPGKGSCFTLILPLESPNLEHQAGRGEQMEPENPLSPSEQVEAITHFRSHTTTLLVVDDDRRNVFALKKMLEDRVGLVLSAYNGKQALDVLSQHPEVDLVFMDIMMPEMDGYAAIEAIRRQPHLQHLPILALTARAMPGDRELCLSHGANGYLSKPVESDALFQALITWLAPNPEQAKPDTKPIKSFTNTLSHRQRPDENEPESTEQVAPLGTPPIQILIVDDDMRNTFSLAHSLQKRADKVFIARDGEKAIAELEKHPQINCVLMDIMMPHMDGYEAMRRIRQDQRFAQLPIIALTAKAMEEDRQQCLAAGASDYLCKPVALDKLMDSMRTLIANQQQE comes from the coding sequence ATGTTCAGCATGCCTCGATCCTTTAGGCGCTCCATTGGCATCCGTATTTTATTGGGCTTTTCCCTGATCCTTGCACTTATTGTGGCCCAATCCATGGTCACCAATCTAAGCCTTGATCGGGCGATCTATCATTTCAAACAGTATGGACAAACCAACAGCCATCTTCGCGAAATCCTCACCCTAGAACGCAATGTACTGGATCTACACCGGGGTGTATTGGCTTACACCTATTCTGGTTATGAAGGTTTAGCCCATCGGGTTAAGGAGATGCAACAGACCATCTCCCGGCAAATGGACGAAGCCCGCAGCCGAGTTAAAGACCCTCAACGCGCCGCCCTATTGGCCCAGATGGATGCCCATTTTAAGCTCTATGCTGAAAATTTTGATACGGCGATTGAAGAGCGCTTATTGCGTGACAAAATGGCTTTTGAGCAGTTAGAGGATGGCGGCGATCAGGTATTACTGCGACTCAATGCCCTACACAGCCAATTGCTCAACAACCAAGATAGGCAAGGGGCCGAACGGGTTGATCATGCCCTTGTGCAACTGGCTTTGGTGCAGCGCAATGCCATGCGTTTTTTAATTAAACCCAATGCCCGTTTGGTGGCGAATACCAATCAACATCTCAAACAACTTAATCAAGAATTACTTGAACTTAGCAACCACAATAGCCCATTGATAGCCTCGACTCAATCTCAAGAACTTACCGAGTTAACCCAATCTTTTCAAAGAAACTTTAATAAAATGGTGCAAGCTTCGCGGGCTTACCTGCACCTGATTTATGTGGTAATGGGGGGCGAGGCTTCTCAGATCGCATATCTGGCCAATCGCTTAAAACAGCTCTCTGAACAGCAACAAGGGGTCGTGGAACAGCAGATGGACATTGCGGTTCACGAAACGCTGCAAATCACCCGTGGGGTATCGCTGTTAGGCATTATGTTAGGCATTTTTTTAGCGTGGCGCATTGGGCGCAACATCTCTCAGCCCATTCACGCCATGACTGTTGCCCTTACGGGGTTGGCCCGTGGCAAGCAAGATATTGAGATCCCTGGACGTGGCCGCAGTGATGAGATCGGTGCCATGGCCATGGCGGCGGACGTCTTTAAGGTCAAAGCCCATGAACTTGCCAATGCCAGCCGCTATAAGTCGGAATTTTTGGCCAACATGTCCCACGAGTTACGCACCCCGCTGAACAGTTTGCTGATCCTCGCTAAAATGCTCAGTAACAATGAAGAGGGCAATTTATCGGAAGACCAAGTGGAATCGGCCCAGGTTATCTATGAAAGTGGGCGCGATTTATTGCACTTAATTAATGATATTCTGGATCTATCCAAGGTGGAAGCCGGGCGCATGGATCTCTATGTCGAGAGCCGTCCTTTACAGGCATTGCCACAGATGCTTGAGCGCACCTTTAAACCCGTTGCCCAGCAAAAATCCCTGGCGTTTCATTGGAGCATCGCCGACGACCTGCCCAAAGAGTTGGCCACCGACTGGCCCAAAGCGGAACAGGTGGTGCGCAACTTTCTGTCTAACGCCTTTAAATTTACCGAGAGTGGTCATGTGACGGTCGCCATCCACAAGCCCCAAGCCCATCGTATCTTTATGAACAGTGATTTAACCCATAAAAACGCGCTTATGATCTCTGTAACCGATAGCGGCATCGGTATCGCAGAAGATAAACGCGAGCTTATTTTTGAAGCCTTTCGCCAAGCGGACGGCACCACCAGCCGCGCCTATGGTGGCACGGGGCTAGGGTTGACCATCTCCCGTAAATTTGCGGCGCTTCTGGGGGGCGAAATCCAGGTAGAGAGCGCTCCTGGCAAAGGCTCTTGTTTTACGCTTATCCTTCCTCTGGAGAGCCCAAACCTGGAACACCAAGCAGGGAGGGGGGAGCAGATGGAACCAGAAAACCCCCTAAGCCCCAGTGAACAGGTGGAGGCCATCACTCACTTTAGATCCCACACCACCACCCTGTTGGTAGTGGATGATGACCGGCGCAATGTGTTTGCGCTTAAAAAAATGTTGGAAGATCGGGTGGGGTTGGTGCTCAGCGCTTATAATGGCAAACAGGCGTTGGATGTACTGAGCCAACACCCCGAAGTCGACCTAGTGTTTATGGATATTATGATGCCGGAGATGGACGGATATGCGGCCATTGAGGCCATTCGCCGGCAGCCCCACCTTCAACACCTGCCCATACTGGCGCTTACCGCACGCGCGATGCCTGGGGACCGGGAGCTCTGCCTTAGCCACGGTGCCAATGGTTATCTCTCCAAACCGGTAGAGAGCGATGCTCTGTTCCAAGCGCTTATCACTTGGCTTGCCCCCAACCCAGAGCAAGCCAAACCTGACACCAAACCCATAAAATCGTTCACTAACACACTCTCACATAGGCAACGCCCTGACGAAAACGAACCTGAAAGTACCGAACAGGTTGCACCGTTAGGTACCCCCCCCATTCAGATTTTGATTGTCGATGATGATATGCGGAATACCTTCTCTTTGGCGCATAGCTTACAAAAGCGGGCCGATAAGGTGTTTATTGCCCGGGATGGGGAGAAGGCGATTGCGGAACTGGAGAAGCACCCTCAAATCAACTGCGTGCTTATGGATATCATGATGCCCCATATGGATGGTTATGAGGCGATGCGGCGCATACGGCAGGATCAACGTTTTGCCCAACTCCCCATCATCGCCCTGACCGCCAAGGCTATGGAGGAAGATCGACAACAATGTCTAGCTGCTGGGGCGAGTGACTATTTATGCAAACCCGTTGCCCTAGATAAGCTTATGGATAGCATGCGCACCCTCATTGCTAACCAGCAGCAAGAATAA